One Streptomyces fagopyri DNA window includes the following coding sequences:
- the purD gene encoding phosphoribosylamine--glycine ligase — protein sequence MKVLVIGGGAREHALCRSLSLDPAVTALHCAPGNAGIADVAELRAVDALDGAAVAALATELGAELVVVGPEAPLVAGVADAVRAAGIPCFGPSEEAAQLEGSKAFAKDVMARAGVPTARSYVCTAPDEVDEALDAFGAPYVVKDDGLAAGKGVVVTDDLAAAREHANACERVVIEEFLDGPEVSLFAITDGETVVPLQPAQDFKRALDGDEGPNTGGMGAYSPLPWADPKLVEEVMETVLQPTVDELRRRGTPFSGLLYAGLAITTRGVRVIEFNARFGDPETQVVLARLKTPLAGVLLAAAEGALIDLPPLRWSDDAAVTVVVASHNYPDTPRTGDPITGLDEVAAQDAPHAYVLHAGTKRDGDAVVSAGGRVLSVTATGTGLTEARARAYAAVARIGLDGSQHRTDIAAKAAAESSAGAPATA from the coding sequence GTGAAGGTCCTTGTCATCGGCGGCGGCGCCCGCGAACACGCCCTGTGCCGTTCCCTGTCCCTCGATCCCGCCGTCACCGCCCTGCACTGCGCCCCCGGGAACGCAGGCATCGCGGACGTGGCCGAGCTGCGCGCGGTCGACGCCCTCGACGGCGCCGCGGTGGCCGCGCTGGCCACGGAGCTCGGTGCCGAGCTGGTCGTCGTGGGCCCGGAGGCACCGCTCGTCGCCGGTGTCGCCGACGCCGTGCGCGCCGCGGGCATCCCCTGTTTCGGCCCCTCCGAGGAGGCCGCGCAGCTGGAGGGCTCCAAGGCCTTCGCCAAGGACGTGATGGCGCGGGCAGGTGTCCCGACCGCCCGCTCGTACGTCTGTACGGCGCCTGACGAGGTCGACGAGGCGCTGGACGCGTTCGGCGCCCCCTATGTCGTGAAGGACGACGGCCTCGCGGCCGGCAAGGGCGTCGTGGTGACCGACGACCTCGCCGCCGCCCGGGAGCACGCCAACGCCTGCGAACGCGTCGTCATCGAGGAGTTCCTCGACGGTCCCGAGGTCTCCCTCTTCGCGATCACCGACGGCGAGACGGTCGTCCCGCTGCAACCCGCCCAGGACTTCAAGCGCGCGCTGGACGGCGACGAGGGCCCGAACACCGGCGGCATGGGCGCGTACTCGCCCCTCCCGTGGGCGGACCCGAAGCTGGTCGAGGAGGTCATGGAGACCGTCCTCCAGCCGACCGTCGACGAGCTGCGCCGCCGCGGCACCCCCTTCTCCGGGCTCCTCTACGCGGGCCTGGCGATCACGACCCGCGGCGTACGGGTGATCGAGTTCAACGCCCGCTTCGGCGACCCCGAGACGCAGGTGGTCCTCGCCCGCCTGAAGACCCCGCTGGCCGGTGTCTTGCTCGCCGCGGCCGAGGGCGCGCTCATCGACCTGCCGCCGCTGCGCTGGAGCGACGACGCGGCGGTCACCGTGGTCGTGGCCTCGCACAACTACCCGGACACCCCGCGCACCGGCGATCCCATCACCGGGCTCGACGAGGTGGCGGCCCAGGACGCCCCGCACGCGTACGTCCTGCACGCCGGGACGAAGCGGGACGGTGACGCGGTCGTGAGCGCCGGCGGCCGCGTGCTGTCCGTCACGGCCACCGGCACCGGCCTCACCGAGGCACGCGCCCGCGCGTACGCGGCGGTCGCCCGTATCGGCCTCGACGGTTCCCAGCACCGTACGGACATCGCCGCGAAGGCCGCGGCGGAGTCCTCGGCGGGGGCCCCGGCGACGGCGTAG
- a CDS encoding M48 family metalloprotease: MTGMGVEVGAQAARSRALAVLRIRSRALAVALLPAAVAVVLLVGGSTGHLTGGPWPVTRWVVSVLAGLVLLAAAGIALVVARARPAVSPTVPIAEESAPDLYRMVRDLADRLDVPPPSAIALTPDCDSWLEDRTHPAHGPPPPEARDEIAGVRGASGHPRRTPAAPVLVIGSPFLWWMRVGELRAVLAPVVAGTGPSAHPDIAAARRFVRGLDAAVAVTSAPAHGPVVRAVLAGAGWVTRLLLRSCRGHAAEMERGVAAAAAERAQAVDYGLRIVAQEQVGLAYAGWDRLLNRVALPAWRMGRWPSRLDVGVVAALTELSRRDRLAEGFTSRLGERPACDLLEEPGTVDEAASLLAARLFHGGPAENGPDWAPVDWQEYPDEVVDRTWRTDAARLHRVLDALGVRHSSDPTVPDRGGPTLARVLDHLTAPPTGSETGTGTGTDLGAGTGADTSAASGTAPAPDSVPVVTRRRGAYEQMSADEDDGDLGLGSERTAALAAGLSAELARDEASAPAPVPSGGAEQPGPDLAFWEDGMLPLFPLQPPRTGRELLADHVTAMVCCAAMDTAGAAPGLDWLDGPSLLVGGERAADLGPHVLTLVEDGDPAPLRDWLRRLGVRPEKPVRLV; this comes from the coding sequence GTGACCGGTATGGGTGTGGAGGTGGGCGCGCAGGCCGCGCGCTCCCGGGCTCTCGCCGTGCTGCGGATCCGCAGCCGGGCGCTGGCCGTAGCCCTGCTGCCCGCGGCTGTCGCCGTCGTGCTGCTCGTCGGCGGCTCGACCGGCCACCTCACCGGCGGCCCCTGGCCCGTCACGCGCTGGGTCGTGTCGGTCCTCGCCGGCCTCGTCCTCCTGGCGGCCGCGGGCATCGCGCTCGTCGTCGCCCGCGCCCGGCCCGCCGTGAGCCCCACGGTCCCGATCGCCGAGGAGTCCGCCCCCGACCTGTACCGCATGGTCCGGGACCTGGCCGACCGCCTCGACGTCCCGCCCCCCTCCGCGATAGCGCTCACCCCAGACTGCGACAGCTGGCTGGAGGACCGCACCCACCCGGCGCACGGGCCGCCGCCGCCCGAGGCCAGGGACGAGATAGCGGGCGTCCGGGGAGCGTCGGGGCACCCCCGTCGCACCCCCGCCGCTCCCGTCCTCGTCATCGGCTCGCCCTTCCTGTGGTGGATGCGCGTCGGCGAGCTGCGCGCGGTCCTCGCCCCGGTCGTCGCCGGTACGGGCCCCTCCGCCCACCCCGACATAGCCGCGGCCCGGCGTTTCGTACGGGGGCTGGACGCGGCCGTGGCCGTGACCTCGGCGCCCGCCCACGGCCCGGTGGTCCGCGCGGTGCTGGCCGGTGCCGGCTGGGTGACCCGCCTGCTGCTGCGCAGCTGCCGGGGGCACGCGGCCGAGATGGAGCGGGGAGTGGCCGCCGCGGCGGCCGAGCGCGCGCAGGCCGTGGACTACGGCCTGCGGATCGTCGCCCAGGAACAGGTGGGCCTGGCCTACGCGGGCTGGGACCGGCTGCTCAACCGCGTCGCGCTGCCCGCCTGGCGAATGGGCCGCTGGCCGTCCCGGCTGGACGTGGGTGTCGTCGCGGCCCTCACCGAGCTCTCCCGGCGCGACCGCCTGGCCGAGGGCTTCACCTCGCGCCTCGGTGAGCGCCCCGCCTGCGACCTGCTCGAAGAGCCCGGCACGGTGGACGAGGCGGCCTCGCTGCTCGCCGCCCGGCTCTTCCACGGCGGGCCCGCGGAGAACGGACCCGACTGGGCTCCGGTGGACTGGCAGGAGTATCCGGACGAGGTCGTCGACCGGACCTGGCGGACCGACGCGGCCCGTCTGCACCGCGTCCTGGACGCGCTGGGCGTACGCCATTCCTCGGACCCGACGGTGCCCGACCGGGGCGGCCCGACCCTGGCACGCGTCCTGGACCACCTGACCGCGCCGCCGACCGGATCCGAGACCGGCACGGGCACCGGCACAGACCTGGGCGCGGGCACCGGCGCCGACACGAGCGCCGCCTCAGGGACGGCCCCGGCGCCGGATTCCGTCCCCGTCGTCACCAGGCGGCGCGGAGCGTACGAGCAGATGAGCGCGGACGAGGACGACGGCGATCTCGGCCTCGGGAGCGAACGGACGGCCGCGCTCGCGGCCGGACTCAGCGCGGAGCTGGCCCGGGACGAGGCGTCGGCGCCGGCCCCCGTACCGAGTGGCGGCGCGGAGCAGCCGGGCCCCGACCTGGCGTTCTGGGAGGACGGCATGCTGCCGCTCTTCCCGCTCCAGCCGCCCCGCACCGGACGCGAGCTGCTGGCCGACCACGTCACCGCGATGGTCTGCTGCGCCGCGATGGACACCGCGGGCGCGGCGCCGGGTCTGGACTGGCTCGACGGCCCGTCCCTCCTGGTCGGCGGGGAACGCGCCGCCGATCTGGGTCCCCACGTCCTGACCCTGGTCGAGGACGGGGACCCGGCACCCCTCCGCGACTGGCTCCGCCGCCTCGGCGTCCGCCCGGAGAAACCGGTCCGGCTGGTCTGA
- a CDS encoding N,N-dimethylformamidase beta subunit family domain-containing protein: protein MGSEQIRRWESGALAHAVTDPFGQGPVPWLRGDEQYFDDTGHVVPWYIDHAPGATLLRDATKPVKGAIPQPRIGGPRSADDVHRQIKGFASNGAAAPGEAIDFHVTVDPPQEFSVDIYRIGHYGGDGASKITTSPRLSGIVQPPPLTADRTVSCHHWWLSWRLQIPSYWNIGAYVAVLTTADGYRSHVPFTVRDNHPADLLLLLPDVTWQAYNLYPEDGRTGASLYHAWDENGRLLGEADAATTVSFDRPYAGAGLPLHVGHAYDFIRWAERYGYDLAYADARDLHAGRVDPSRYRGLVFPGHDEYWSSAMRRTVELASANGTSLVFLSANTMYWQVELGPSPSGVADRLLTCRKRRGPGKPALWREIDRSEQQLIGIQYAGRVPDPHPLVVRNSDHWLWDATGAHEGDELEGMVAGEADRYFPRAPLPEHDGRILLAHSPYRDSEGTVRHQETSLYRAPSGALVFASGTFAWSPALDRPGHVDTRVQRATANLLDRICKRD, encoded by the coding sequence ATGGGATCGGAGCAGATCCGCCGCTGGGAGTCGGGAGCTCTCGCGCACGCCGTGACGGACCCCTTCGGCCAGGGACCCGTTCCCTGGCTCCGCGGCGACGAGCAGTACTTCGACGACACCGGGCACGTCGTCCCCTGGTACATCGACCACGCCCCCGGCGCGACCCTCCTGCGCGATGCCACGAAGCCGGTGAAGGGCGCCATCCCCCAGCCCAGGATCGGCGGACCCCGCTCCGCGGACGACGTGCACCGCCAGATCAAGGGCTTCGCCTCCAACGGCGCCGCCGCCCCGGGCGAGGCCATCGACTTCCACGTCACCGTCGACCCGCCCCAGGAATTCAGCGTCGACATCTACCGCATCGGGCACTACGGGGGCGACGGCGCCAGCAAGATCACCACCAGCCCCCGCCTGTCGGGGATCGTCCAGCCCCCGCCGCTCACCGCCGACAGAACCGTTTCCTGCCATCACTGGTGGCTGTCCTGGCGCCTGCAGATCCCGAGCTACTGGAACATCGGCGCGTACGTGGCCGTACTGACCACCGCCGACGGCTACCGCTCCCACGTCCCCTTCACGGTCCGCGACAACCACCCCGCGGACCTGCTGCTCCTGCTCCCGGACGTGACCTGGCAGGCCTACAACCTCTACCCGGAGGACGGCCGCACGGGCGCCAGCCTCTATCACGCGTGGGACGAGAACGGCCGGCTCCTCGGCGAGGCGGACGCGGCGACGACGGTCTCCTTCGACCGTCCGTACGCCGGCGCGGGCCTCCCCCTCCACGTCGGCCACGCCTACGACTTCATCCGCTGGGCCGAGCGCTACGGCTACGACCTCGCCTACGCCGACGCCCGCGACCTGCACGCCGGCCGCGTCGACCCCTCCCGTTACCGGGGCCTGGTCTTCCCGGGTCATGACGAGTACTGGTCGTCGGCCATGCGCCGCACCGTGGAGCTCGCCAGCGCGAACGGCACCTCGCTGGTCTTCCTCTCCGCCAACACCATGTACTGGCAGGTGGAGCTGGGGCCCTCGCCGTCCGGTGTCGCGGACCGCCTGCTGACCTGCCGCAAGCGCAGGGGGCCCGGGAAGCCGGCGCTGTGGCGGGAGATCGACCGGTCCGAGCAGCAGCTCATCGGCATCCAGTACGCGGGCCGGGTCCCCGACCCCCACCCCCTGGTCGTGCGCAACTCCGACCACTGGCTGTGGGACGCCACCGGCGCGCACGAGGGCGACGAACTCGAGGGCATGGTCGCCGGCGAGGCCGACCGCTACTTCCCCCGCGCCCCGCTGCCGGAACACGACGGCCGCATCCTCCTCGCCCACTCCCCGTACCGGGACAGCGAGGGCACCGTCCGCCACCAGGAGACCTCCCTGTACCGGGCGCCCTCCGGCGCGCTGGTCTTCGCGTCCGGGACGTTCGCCTGGTCCCCGGCCCTGGACCGGCCGGGCCACGTCGACACGCGTGTCCAGCGGGCCACGGCCAACCTTCTCGACCGCATCTGCAAACGCGACTGA
- a CDS encoding phosphoribosylaminoimidazolesuccinocarboxamide synthase, giving the protein MSGFVEKPEPLQVPGLVHLHTGKVRDLYRNEAGDLVMIASDRLSAYDWVLPTEIPDKGRVLTQLSLWWFDKLADLVPHHVLSTELPPGAPADWAGRTLICKSLRMVPVECVARGYLTGSGLVEYDASRTVCGLALPEGLVDGSELPAPIFTPATKAEVGEHDENVSYEEVARQVGAETAAELRQTTLAVYGRARDIARERGIVLADTKFEFGYEDGTLVLADEVLTPDSSRFWPADAWEPGRAQPSFDKQFVRDWLTSSASGWDRRSEQPPPALPAEVVEATSAKYIEAFERLTGTSWS; this is encoded by the coding sequence GTGTCCGGATTCGTCGAAAAGCCCGAGCCCCTCCAGGTCCCGGGTCTGGTGCATCTGCACACCGGCAAGGTGCGCGACCTGTACCGGAACGAGGCGGGCGACCTCGTGATGATCGCCAGTGACCGTCTTTCCGCCTACGACTGGGTGCTGCCCACCGAGATCCCCGACAAGGGCCGGGTCCTCACCCAGCTCTCCCTGTGGTGGTTCGACAAGCTCGCCGACCTGGTCCCCCACCACGTCCTGAGCACCGAACTCCCGCCCGGTGCCCCCGCCGACTGGGCCGGCCGCACCCTGATCTGCAAGTCGCTGCGGATGGTCCCGGTCGAGTGCGTCGCACGCGGCTACCTCACCGGCTCCGGCCTTGTGGAGTACGACGCCTCCCGTACGGTCTGCGGTCTCGCGCTGCCCGAAGGCCTCGTCGACGGCTCGGAACTCCCCGCGCCGATCTTCACCCCCGCCACCAAGGCCGAGGTGGGCGAGCACGACGAGAACGTCTCGTACGAGGAGGTCGCCCGCCAGGTCGGCGCCGAGACGGCGGCCGAGCTGCGCCAGACGACCCTCGCCGTCTACGGCCGCGCCCGCGACATCGCGCGCGAACGCGGGATCGTTCTCGCCGACACCAAGTTCGAGTTCGGCTACGAGGACGGGACCCTCGTCCTGGCCGACGAGGTGCTGACCCCGGACTCGTCCCGTTTCTGGCCGGCCGACGCGTGGGAGCCGGGCCGCGCCCAGCCGTCCTTCGACAAGCAGTTCGTCCGCGACTGGCTGACGTCCTCCGCGTCGGGCTGGGACCGCAGGAGCGAGCAGCCGCCGCCCGCGCTCCCGGCGGAGGTCGTGGAAGCGACCAGCGCCAAGTACATCGAGGCGTTCGAGCGGCTGACCGGCACCAGCTGGAGCTGA
- a CDS encoding response regulator transcription factor, with protein sequence MTHVPPPAAPSAPPVRLLLADDEHLIRGALAALLALEDDLVVVAEAATGPEALAMARAHTPDVAVLDLQMPGADGVSVATSLRAELPGCRVLIVTSHGRPGHLKRALAAGVRGFVPKTVSARRLAEIIRTVHAGNRYVDPELAADAISAGDSPLTAREAEVLEFAADGAPVAEIAERAALSQGTVRNYLSSAVSKLGAENRHAAVRLARQRGWV encoded by the coding sequence ATGACGCACGTACCGCCGCCGGCGGCGCCCTCCGCACCACCCGTCCGTCTGCTGCTCGCCGACGACGAACATCTGATCCGGGGCGCGCTCGCCGCCCTGCTGGCGCTGGAGGACGATCTCGTGGTGGTCGCCGAGGCGGCGACCGGGCCCGAGGCACTGGCGATGGCGCGGGCGCACACTCCCGATGTCGCCGTGCTCGATCTCCAGATGCCAGGGGCGGACGGTGTGAGCGTGGCCACATCCCTGCGGGCCGAACTGCCCGGCTGCCGGGTACTGATCGTGACGAGTCACGGGCGGCCCGGTCACCTGAAGCGGGCGCTTGCGGCGGGTGTACGCGGCTTTGTCCCGAAGACCGTCAGTGCGCGACGGCTCGCCGAGATCATCCGCACCGTGCACGCGGGAAACCGTTACGTGGACCCGGAGTTGGCCGCCGACGCGATCTCCGCCGGGGACTCCCCGCTGACCGCCCGGGAGGCCGAGGTGCTGGAATTCGCCGCCGACGGGGCGCCCGTCGCGGAGATCGCGGAGCGGGCCGCGCTGTCACAGGGGACGGTACGGAACTATCTGTCGTCCGCCGTCTCCAAACTGGGCGCGGAGAACCGGCACGCGGCGGTGCGTCTCGCACGGCAGCGAGGTTGGGTATAG
- a CDS encoding sensor histidine kinase, translating into MSGPGGWWRGKSTPAKVETYTRWSFHFFALIELTSIGLPLFANVPSTLSWWLFPLVCGHAVLCAVTASRALDWVRGTRDRPRRLLTALAATTALVAVAALTLSGTDWRPATDAEVRLGASVFVGVIAFGTGTLALGTRDRRRMTHVVLGATVGAGAASFPLGVPGPAALVTAGTVLLTAGFLTFTAAFSVWLLDAVYELDAARETRARLAVAEERLRFGRDLHDVMGRNLAVIALKSELAVQLARRGRPEAVDQMTEVQRMARESQREVREVVRGYREADLAVELAGAQGVLKAAGIACEVTGSAPGLPAQVQSALGWVVREATTNVLRHGDARWCGVSLRVTDGRVTLTVENDGVPDAVPGAPGAGEGTGPGGGSGLAGLRERLTGLDGTLRAGPVEGGTFRLTAEVPMPDPPGPNPPAPDPPAPDPSAVPVPRRVNEVRS; encoded by the coding sequence ATGAGCGGGCCGGGTGGCTGGTGGCGGGGCAAGAGCACTCCGGCGAAGGTCGAGACCTACACACGGTGGTCGTTCCACTTCTTCGCCCTGATCGAGCTCACCTCGATCGGACTGCCCCTGTTCGCGAACGTGCCCAGCACGCTGTCCTGGTGGCTGTTCCCGCTGGTGTGCGGGCACGCCGTGCTCTGCGCGGTGACCGCGTCGAGGGCGCTGGACTGGGTACGCGGCACCCGCGACCGCCCCCGGCGGTTGCTGACCGCGCTGGCGGCGACCACCGCTCTGGTGGCCGTGGCGGCGCTCACCCTCTCGGGCACGGACTGGCGTCCGGCGACCGACGCCGAGGTACGCCTGGGCGCCTCGGTGTTCGTCGGCGTCATCGCCTTCGGCACCGGCACCCTCGCCCTCGGCACGCGCGACCGGCGCCGGATGACGCATGTGGTGCTCGGGGCGACGGTGGGCGCGGGCGCGGCGTCGTTCCCGCTCGGCGTCCCCGGCCCCGCCGCGCTGGTCACCGCCGGCACGGTCCTGCTCACCGCCGGATTCCTCACCTTCACCGCCGCCTTCTCCGTCTGGCTGCTCGACGCCGTGTACGAACTCGACGCGGCCCGCGAGACCCGGGCCCGCCTCGCGGTCGCCGAGGAGCGGCTGCGCTTCGGGCGCGATCTGCACGACGTGATGGGCCGCAACCTCGCGGTGATCGCGCTGAAGAGCGAACTCGCCGTCCAGCTGGCCCGGCGCGGGCGGCCGGAGGCCGTCGACCAGATGACCGAGGTGCAGCGGATGGCCCGGGAGTCCCAGCGCGAGGTGCGCGAGGTCGTACGCGGCTACCGCGAGGCCGACCTCGCCGTCGAACTCGCGGGCGCGCAGGGCGTGCTGAAGGCCGCCGGCATCGCCTGCGAGGTGACCGGTTCGGCGCCGGGGCTTCCCGCGCAGGTCCAGTCGGCGCTCGGCTGGGTCGTACGGGAAGCGACCACGAACGTGCTGCGGCACGGGGACGCTCGGTGGTGCGGGGTCTCGCTGCGGGTGACGGACGGGCGGGTCACCCTCACCGTGGAGAACGACGGGGTGCCGGACGCTGTCCCCGGCGCCCCCGGAGCGGGAGAGGGCACCGGGCCCGGTGGCGGCTCCGGACTCGCGGGCCTGCGGGAGCGGCTGACCGGGCTGGACGGGACCCTCAGGGCGGGCCCTGTCGAGGGCGGCACGTTCCGTCTCACGGCCGAGGTGCCGATGCCCGATCCACCCGGACCGAACCCGCCGGCGCCGGATCCGCCGGCGCCGGATCCGTCAGCGGTGCCCGTGCCGCGTCGAGTGAACGAGGTCAGATCATGA
- a CDS encoding ABC transporter permease — protein MSSATTTGPRAGTTTAAGRMAALARAELTLLGRTKATLAAAVFVPLALPFSLRSTVGQMDLKGTGLSVGSVVLPSSVGFSLLFAVYSSLVSVYAARREELVLKRLRTGEPRDAEILAGAALPSVAIGLVQCLALTGACVALLDVGAPRAPHLAVLGLLLGLAMWPPLAAVTASLSRSVEGAQVAAMPLMLLSLLGSGTFVPLQVMPDALASACELLPLTPVITLLRGGWTGGLSAHDTLGAVGTAVAWIVFAVFAVRRWFRWEPRR, from the coding sequence ATGAGCTCGGCGACCACGACCGGCCCCCGTGCGGGGACCACCACGGCGGCGGGGCGGATGGCGGCACTGGCTCGCGCCGAGCTGACCCTGCTGGGCCGCACGAAGGCGACGCTCGCCGCTGCCGTGTTCGTGCCGCTGGCCCTGCCGTTCAGTCTGCGCTCGACCGTCGGCCAGATGGACCTCAAGGGCACCGGCCTCTCGGTCGGCTCGGTCGTCCTGCCGTCCTCCGTCGGGTTCTCCCTCCTCTTCGCGGTCTACAGCTCGCTGGTGAGCGTGTACGCGGCCCGACGCGAGGAGCTCGTCCTCAAGCGGCTGCGCACCGGCGAGCCGCGGGACGCGGAGATCCTCGCGGGCGCGGCCCTGCCTTCGGTCGCGATCGGTCTCGTACAGTGCCTGGCCCTGACCGGCGCGTGTGTCGCCCTGCTGGACGTCGGGGCACCCCGAGCCCCCCATCTCGCCGTCCTGGGACTGCTTCTGGGGCTGGCGATGTGGCCTCCGCTCGCGGCCGTCACCGCGAGCCTCAGCAGGAGTGTGGAAGGCGCGCAGGTGGCCGCCATGCCGCTGATGCTGCTGTCCCTGCTCGGATCGGGCACCTTCGTCCCCCTCCAGGTGATGCCGGACGCGCTGGCCTCGGCCTGCGAACTGCTGCCCCTGACCCCGGTGATCACCCTGCTCCGCGGCGGCTGGACCGGCGGTCTGTCCGCGCACGACACCCTGGGTGCCGTCGGGACGGCGGTGGCCTGGATCGTGTTCGCGGTGTTTGCTGTACGGCGGTGGTTCCGCTGGGAGCCGCGGCGGTGA
- a CDS encoding ABC transporter ATP-binding protein, with product MNTNEHDDVIEVTDLRRVYGGDFEAVRGVTFSVGRGEVFALLGTNGAGKTSTVELLEGLAPPAGGRVRVLGHDPYEERAAVRPRIGVMLQEGGFPSELTVAETVRMWAGCTSGARPTDQALDLVGLARRSRVRVKQLSGGEKRRLDLALALLGRPEVLFLDEPTTGLDAEGRRDTWELVRELRDTGTTVLLTTHYLEEAEHLADRLAVLHEGRVAVSGTPAEVTASQPSRISFELPAGYFPGDLPPLGALGVTGHETAGRTVRLRTDELQRTATGLLLWARDERVELRGLDVRSASLEDAFLRIARDAAGTDGGSGAGAGAGDSAGAGDRGGGDPGTGAAAAKEAVA from the coding sequence ATGAACACGAACGAGCACGATGACGTGATTGAGGTCACCGATCTGCGGCGCGTGTACGGGGGAGATTTCGAGGCCGTGCGCGGTGTCACCTTCTCCGTGGGCCGCGGTGAGGTCTTCGCCCTGCTGGGAACGAACGGCGCGGGCAAGACCTCCACGGTCGAACTGCTGGAAGGCCTCGCCCCGCCGGCCGGCGGACGGGTCCGGGTCCTCGGGCACGATCCGTACGAGGAACGCGCCGCCGTCCGGCCCCGGATCGGCGTGATGCTTCAGGAGGGCGGCTTCCCCTCCGAACTGACGGTCGCGGAGACCGTACGGATGTGGGCGGGCTGCACGAGCGGAGCACGGCCCACGGACCAGGCGCTGGACCTGGTGGGACTCGCGCGGCGGTCCCGGGTACGGGTGAAGCAGCTGTCCGGAGGCGAGAAGCGGCGCCTGGACCTGGCGCTCGCCCTCCTCGGCCGCCCCGAGGTCCTCTTCCTGGACGAGCCGACGACCGGGCTGGACGCCGAAGGGCGCCGGGACACCTGGGAGTTGGTGCGGGAACTGCGCGACACCGGTACGACCGTGCTGCTGACCACGCACTACCTGGAGGAGGCGGAACACCTGGCCGACCGGCTCGCGGTCCTCCACGAAGGGCGCGTCGCGGTCTCCGGCACCCCCGCCGAGGTGACCGCGTCCCAGCCGTCCCGGATCTCCTTCGAACTGCCCGCCGGCTACTTCCCCGGAGACCTGCCGCCGCTCGGCGCGCTCGGCGTGACCGGCCACGAGACGGCGGGCCGCACCGTCAGGCTGCGTACCGACGAACTCCAGCGGACCGCGACCGGACTGCTGCTGTGGGCCCGGGACGAACGGGTCGAACTACGGGGACTCGACGTGCGGTCGGCCTCCCTGGAGGACGCGTTCCTGCGGATCGCGCGGGACGCGGCCGGCACGGACGGAGGCTCCGGTGCCGGTGCCGGTGCCGGGGACAGCGCCGGTGCCGGTGACCGTGGCGGCGGTGACCCTGGCACGGGCGCCGCGGCGGCGAAGGAGGCCGTGGCATGA
- a CDS encoding histone-like nucleoid-structuring protein Lsr2: MAQRVVVTLFDDIDGSEAAETIAFGLDGKSYEIDLNRTNAKKLRKVLAPYVEAGRKQSKSGKAYTHTALTPDPAAVRAWARSNKLDVPPRGRIPKKVYEAFAEAH, translated from the coding sequence GTGGCGCAGCGTGTCGTGGTCACTCTCTTCGACGACATCGACGGCTCGGAAGCGGCGGAAACGATCGCCTTCGGACTCGACGGCAAGTCGTACGAGATCGACCTCAATCGAACCAATGCCAAGAAACTGCGTAAGGTTCTCGCGCCCTACGTCGAGGCCGGCCGCAAGCAGTCGAAGTCCGGGAAGGCCTACACGCACACCGCGTTGACGCCCGACCCGGCCGCCGTCCGCGCCTGGGCCCGCTCCAACAAGCTGGACGTGCCGCCGCGCGGTCGCATCCCCAAGAAGGTCTACGAGGCGTTCGCCGAGGCTCACTGA
- the purS gene encoding phosphoribosylformylglycinamidine synthase subunit PurS, whose translation MARVVVDVMLKPEILDPQGQAVQRALPRLGFEGVSDVRQGKRFELEVDGPVDDAALARIHELAESFLANTVIEDFTVKVEDEKVEAGK comes from the coding sequence GTGGCACGCGTCGTAGTCGACGTCATGCTCAAGCCGGAGATCCTCGACCCCCAGGGCCAGGCGGTGCAGCGTGCACTGCCGCGTCTCGGTTTCGAAGGCGTCTCCGACGTACGTCAGGGAAAGCGATTCGAACTGGAAGTGGACGGACCGGTCGACGACGCCGCGCTCGCCCGCATCCACGAACTGGCGGAATCCTTCCTCGCCAACACCGTGATCGAGGACTTCACCGTGAAGGTGGAGGACGAGAAGGTGGAGGCGGGAAAGTGA